One genomic segment of Candidatus Eremiobacterota bacterium includes these proteins:
- a CDS encoding HNH endonuclease signature motif containing protein, whose amino-acid sequence KSLAVSARAPFSVAAKWDRALEVFRRIEESELPSESFVEALLAEFAASAPLGGIGDPGTTVQSPEDSDSGTGKPGAPEAAGAALCRLQGNGSQGACATHGEGAHSRNSLDASDTRENGADPAIEEKALLLGALAGAIGSPDDEASFGERDKELARQVHKDLEEVSHLWEFLPWKPVTVELPSEFQAPGGSAPPAADPFETLARLRSMAALRHSLSFYQGRLLRTLNNFGLYKDMLFLSLGHYTRERLGMSRSTAYSLISTERSYLEYPDMLDLVKVGKLTPEQARHLAKVFNEGTRVQGAWLDYAREVPVATLMQAVEGFLRFAKRAVHKKWGIAPEAFEVAVTGRSVKRVPAPASNGTEPNGDMGLDAAVQMFAHELGVLPSQDGTFPVAWKVTQGREHSELPEILSILSGETPKEGTFGSNPSDRGAIIRFFIKKDLVPLWNHAVRLWEACRPEGAAEGGEVLPLFIEALLDTFLATWDLPEKRDLHSRVLARDHYQCQAPGCRCRRNLHGHHIRFRSHGGPTTEANLITLCRAHHLRCVHEGHLIIRGRAPHRLTIIFPRRK is encoded by the coding sequence AAAAGAGCCTCGCCGTAAGCGCGCGGGCTCCTTTTTCTGTTGCCGCGAAATGGGATCGGGCCCTTGAGGTCTTCCGCAGGATCGAGGAGTCTGAGCTCCCTTCGGAGAGCTTCGTGGAGGCCCTTCTTGCGGAGTTCGCCGCTTCGGCGCCGCTCGGGGGTATCGGGGATCCTGGCACAACGGTGCAGTCTCCGGAGGATTCCGATTCCGGGACAGGGAAACCGGGGGCTCCTGAAGCTGCGGGAGCTGCTCTCTGCCGCCTGCAGGGGAATGGCTCCCAGGGAGCCTGCGCCACCCACGGCGAGGGGGCACACTCTCGGAATAGCCTTGATGCTTCCGACACAAGGGAGAACGGAGCCGATCCCGCTATCGAGGAGAAAGCCCTTCTCCTCGGCGCCCTGGCGGGTGCCATCGGCTCCCCCGATGACGAGGCCTCCTTCGGCGAGCGGGACAAGGAGCTTGCCCGCCAGGTCCACAAGGACCTCGAAGAGGTCTCTCATCTGTGGGAGTTTTTGCCATGGAAGCCCGTCACGGTGGAGCTTCCGTCGGAGTTTCAAGCTCCCGGTGGCTCTGCGCCTCCTGCCGCCGATCCTTTCGAAACGCTCGCACGGCTGAGGTCGATGGCGGCGCTCCGCCACTCCCTCTCCTTCTACCAGGGAAGGCTCCTGCGGACTCTCAACAATTTCGGACTCTATAAGGACATGCTCTTCCTCTCCCTGGGGCATTACACCAGGGAGCGCCTCGGGATGTCCCGCAGCACCGCGTATTCCCTCATCTCAACAGAAAGGAGCTATTTAGAGTATCCGGATATGCTCGACCTCGTCAAGGTGGGGAAGCTCACGCCCGAGCAGGCGCGGCATCTTGCCAAGGTCTTCAATGAGGGGACCCGCGTCCAGGGGGCGTGGCTTGACTACGCCCGGGAGGTCCCTGTGGCCACCCTCATGCAGGCCGTCGAGGGGTTTCTCCGCTTCGCGAAGAGAGCGGTTCACAAAAAGTGGGGCATCGCACCCGAGGCTTTCGAGGTGGCCGTCACGGGGAGGTCCGTCAAGAGGGTCCCCGCCCCTGCTTCGAATGGCACAGAACCCAATGGGGATATGGGTTTGGATGCCGCAGTCCAGATGTTCGCACACGAACTTGGGGTCCTCCCCTCACAGGACGGGACTTTCCCCGTTGCCTGGAAGGTCACCCAGGGCAGGGAGCATTCTGAGCTCCCTGAGATTCTCTCGATCCTCTCGGGAGAGACCCCGAAAGAAGGGACCTTCGGATCAAATCCCTCAGACCGGGGCGCCATCATCCGCTTCTTCATCAAAAAAGATCTTGTCCCCCTCTGGAACCACGCCGTGAGGCTCTGGGAAGCCTGCAGGCCGGAAGGGGCCGCCGAGGGCGGAGAGGTACTCCCCCTCTTCATCGAGGCCCTCCTTGATACCTTCCTTGCAACCTGGGACCTTCCCGAAAAAAGGGACCTCCACAGCCGCGTCCTCGCCCGGGACCATTACCAGTGCCAGGCTCCCGGCTGCCGTTGCCGGCGGAATCTCCACGGTCATCACATCAGGTTCCGCTCCCACGGCGGCCCCACAACCGAAGCGAATCTCATCACCCTCTGCAGGGCCCACCACCTCAGGTGCGTTCACGAGGGCCATCTCATCATCAGGGGCCGGGCACCCCACCGCCTCACCATCATCTTTCCCCGCCGAAAGTGA
- a CDS encoding ankyrin repeat domain-containing protein — protein sequence MGARFIILALLTIILFTGSACADESLSQAIREGDFGEVQAVLTYNRGLVNSPDKHKSMPLHVAAREGRLEIAQFLIEQGADINALDGEKFTAIKIALLKEHYDIAEVLRRQGAVMDIFVYAMIGETGAIEALLAKDRTMVNARDHGLLSPLHWASWGGQVEAAGLLIERGAHIYGKSATGSMALHMAKNGRIAEFLLKKGARLEALNNYGETPLHTLSGLGRVEAVKVLLDQGANVLIQDTLGMTALHIAVRKNHLDVVRLLIERGADVNCHDKQGNSPLRYANLLKRNDVGNILRAHGARD from the coding sequence GTGGGGGCCCGGTTCATTATCCTTGCGCTATTGACCATTATCCTTTTCACAGGCTCTGCCTGTGCCGATGAATCACTCTCCCAGGCAATACGGGAAGGCGATTTTGGAGAGGTGCAGGCCGTGCTTACTTATAACAGGGGCCTTGTGAACAGCCCTGACAAACACAAATCGATGCCACTTCACGTGGCAGCCAGGGAAGGAAGGCTGGAAATCGCACAGTTCCTTATCGAGCAGGGCGCTGATATCAATGCCCTTGACGGCGAGAAGTTCACCGCCATTAAAATCGCCCTTCTCAAAGAGCATTATGATATTGCTGAGGTGCTGAGACGGCAGGGCGCCGTGATGGATATCTTCGTGTACGCCATGATTGGCGAGACCGGGGCCATAGAAGCGCTTCTGGCAAAGGACAGGACCATGGTGAATGCAAGGGACCATGGGCTCCTCTCGCCGCTCCACTGGGCTTCCTGGGGAGGGCAGGTGGAAGCGGCGGGGCTCCTCATCGAAAGAGGGGCTCACATCTATGGGAAAAGCGCCACCGGCTCAATGGCGCTCCATATGGCCAAGAACGGCAGGATTGCTGAGTTCCTGCTGAAAAAGGGAGCCCGGCTTGAAGCCCTCAATAACTATGGAGAAACACCTCTTCACACCCTCTCAGGCCTCGGAAGGGTGGAAGCGGTGAAGGTGCTTCTCGATCAGGGCGCCAATGTCCTGATACAGGACACCCTGGGAATGACGGCCCTCCATATTGCGGTGAGAAAAAACCATCTTGACGTGGTGAGGCTCCTCATCGAGAGGGGTGCTGATGTGAACTGCCACGACAAGCAGGGAAACAGCCCCCTCAGGTACGCCAACCTCCTCAAGAGAAACGACGTGGGGAACATCCTGCGCGCCCATGGGGCAAGAGACTGA
- a CDS encoding FAD-dependent oxidoreductase yields the protein MEPISRRRFLLSALSLAAFVALDTLPAGPLTPALAAVGKEEGSPLSGDAHFIEMHTELLGRKRDGRARSYPSTPVGEKIDILIVGGGVAGLDTAYYLLTNPRIREKGATVRVFEMDDEPGGTSKEYEWSGIPYTNSAAYFYVPEPGTPDRKLYSEIGVLDAMVLPSSADKDSVIIGSKGFPDLFVKGRGKGFEGEKAAFEKALSFFRHIEENTYPGVPFEPGGPYGKADFTALDRLSMGELIEKGGTIKAGKKVVKVPAPFPPLLCEYIENYCYSSFGCSSYHVSAWQALNWFAAEFSEGGVGVLPGGNGRISTMLARKIESLDAGCLKCGHPVVDVAFDEKSRTSAVTVAFREKEGSSSYRTYQARFVVMACPLTVTRRILNTELPESVRQGLGELAYSGYVVANALINSRVFTSYWDTYCLNDYGTIGKAGESFYRQKPFQDLVNATWALEKTLERQGKPSRQDKTVITIYSPHPFDGQRKLLLSDDYMHNLRVRIKDDLLSRLAPQGLKEQAIEKITLARWGHAMLQARPGLLSGGLIDRLQESVASKGIFFAGTEIMGAPTIENCHITARAAAASAVSALSGRAKAFAANDREEWARL from the coding sequence ATGGAGCCTATATCACGGAGGAGATTCCTCCTTTCGGCGCTCTCTCTCGCAGCCTTTGTCGCCCTTGACACCCTGCCCGCCGGCCCCCTTACGCCGGCTCTTGCCGCCGTGGGAAAAGAGGAGGGAAGCCCCCTTTCGGGTGACGCTCACTTTATAGAGATGCACACGGAGCTGCTGGGAAGAAAACGCGACGGGAGAGCCCGCTCCTACCCTTCGACGCCGGTCGGCGAGAAAATCGACATCCTCATCGTGGGCGGAGGCGTGGCGGGACTCGACACGGCCTATTATCTGCTTACCAATCCACGGATAAGGGAAAAAGGTGCCACCGTGAGGGTATTTGAGATGGATGACGAGCCGGGAGGCACCTCCAAGGAATACGAATGGTCAGGCATCCCCTACACCAATTCCGCCGCATATTTTTACGTGCCTGAGCCTGGAACGCCCGACAGGAAGCTCTACAGCGAGATCGGGGTCCTCGATGCAATGGTGCTGCCCTCGTCGGCCGACAAGGATTCAGTCATCATAGGCAGTAAAGGGTTTCCCGACCTCTTCGTCAAGGGAAGGGGGAAAGGCTTTGAAGGCGAGAAAGCGGCTTTTGAGAAAGCCCTTTCATTTTTCCGCCACATCGAGGAGAATACCTACCCCGGTGTTCCCTTTGAGCCGGGAGGGCCCTATGGAAAGGCTGATTTTACGGCCCTTGACAGGCTGAGCATGGGAGAGCTTATCGAGAAGGGAGGCACCATCAAGGCAGGGAAAAAGGTGGTAAAGGTTCCTGCGCCCTTCCCGCCCCTCCTCTGCGAGTATATTGAAAATTACTGCTACTCGTCGTTTGGCTGCTCGTCCTACCACGTGTCGGCCTGGCAGGCCCTCAACTGGTTTGCCGCGGAGTTCAGCGAGGGCGGCGTGGGAGTGCTTCCCGGGGGCAACGGCCGCATCTCCACTATGCTTGCCCGCAAGATTGAATCCCTTGATGCAGGGTGCCTCAAATGCGGCCACCCCGTCGTTGACGTGGCTTTCGATGAGAAATCGCGGACCAGCGCGGTGACCGTCGCTTTCCGGGAAAAGGAGGGGAGCTCATCATACAGGACTTACCAGGCCCGCTTCGTGGTAATGGCCTGCCCTCTCACGGTGACCAGGCGCATCCTGAACACTGAGCTCCCGGAAAGCGTGCGACAAGGTCTTGGAGAGCTTGCTTACAGCGGTTACGTGGTCGCCAATGCCCTTATCAACAGCAGGGTATTCACCAGCTACTGGGATACATACTGCCTCAATGATTACGGGACCATAGGAAAAGCCGGCGAGTCCTTTTACCGGCAGAAGCCCTTCCAGGACCTCGTCAATGCCACTTGGGCCCTGGAAAAGACCCTCGAGAGGCAGGGGAAACCATCAAGGCAGGACAAAACCGTCATTACCATCTATTCGCCCCACCCCTTCGACGGGCAGCGGAAGCTCCTTCTCAGCGACGATTATATGCACAACCTCAGGGTAAGGATAAAAGACGATCTGCTCTCCCGCCTTGCCCCCCAGGGCCTGAAAGAGCAGGCCATTGAAAAGATCACCCTGGCACGCTGGGGCCACGCCATGCTCCAGGCGCGGCCAGGGCTCCTCTCGGGGGGGCTTATCGACAGGCTCCAGGAATCAGTTGCCTCAAAAGGGATCTTCTTTGCCGGCACGGAGATAATGGGTGCCCCCACTATTGAGAATTGCCACATCACCGCAAGGGCTGCCGCGGCAAGCGCCGTCTCGGCCCTCTCGGGCAGGGCCAAGGCCTTTGCCGCCAATGACAGAGAGGAATGGGCCCGCTTATGA
- a CDS encoding NapC/NirT family cytochrome c, which yields MMRKIRDFVKTRGLLCAAAFFAGVLFLYLALFSIEWTSKTSFCMKCHEMRETLGELEHSSHWINRSGYQVHCRECHITPGTAGMVKAKMNGLREVAVHFAEQPSKHQEKWRARRLELREKLAKELPQQNCTRCHDLATMVPSTKEAVKAHDTITGKMRCLDCHSVRGLTRLVHSTGEGRRK from the coding sequence ATGATGAGGAAAATCAGGGACTTTGTAAAGACCAGAGGGCTCCTCTGCGCGGCAGCCTTTTTCGCGGGGGTCCTTTTCTTGTATCTTGCCTTATTTTCCATAGAATGGACTTCGAAGACATCTTTCTGCATGAAGTGCCACGAGATGAGGGAGACTCTCGGGGAGCTTGAGCACTCATCGCACTGGATCAACCGCTCAGGCTACCAGGTGCATTGCAGGGAATGCCATATTACGCCGGGGACGGCGGGCATGGTGAAGGCAAAGATGAACGGGCTCCGTGAAGTGGCCGTCCACTTCGCGGAGCAGCCCTCGAAACACCAGGAAAAGTGGAGGGCACGGCGCCTCGAGCTCAGGGAGAAGCTGGCAAAAGAGCTGCCCCAGCAGAACTGCACGCGGTGCCACGACCTTGCCACCATGGTGCCCTCAACGAAGGAGGCCGTGAAGGCCCACGACACCATCACGGGAAAGATGCGCTGCCTTGACTGCCACAGCGTCAGGGGCCTCACAAGGCTCGTCCATTCCACGGGGGAAGGCAGGAGAAAATGA